The following coding sequences are from one Pseudomonas oryzae window:
- a CDS encoding GNAT family N-acetyltransferase, whose translation MSFEIRPAQPADAEQILAFIRELAIYERAEHSVVASVDDIRRSLFAEGAPARALMCLRDGRPVGYAVYFFSYSTWLGRNGIYLEDLYVTPEQRGSGAGRQLLRHIAREAVANDCGRLEWSVLDWNEPAIGFYRSLGAEPQDEWVRYRLEGEALRSFARG comes from the coding sequence ATGAGCTTCGAGATCCGTCCCGCCCAGCCTGCCGACGCCGAACAGATCCTCGCCTTCATCCGCGAGCTGGCCATCTACGAGCGCGCCGAGCACTCGGTGGTGGCCAGCGTCGACGACATCCGCCGCAGCCTGTTCGCCGAGGGCGCCCCGGCCCGTGCGCTGATGTGCCTGCGCGATGGCCGGCCGGTCGGCTACGCGGTGTACTTCTTCAGCTACTCGACCTGGCTGGGGCGCAACGGCATCTACCTGGAGGACCTCTACGTCACGCCCGAACAGCGCGGCAGCGGCGCGGGCCGTCAGTTGCTGCGCCACATCGCCCGCGAGGCGGTGGCCAACGACTGCGGGCGGCTGGAGTGGAGCGTGCTGGACTGGAACGAGCCGGCCATCGGCTTCTACCGCTCGCTGGGCGCCGAGCCGCAGGACGAGTGGGTGCGCTACCGCCTGGAGGGCGAGGCGCTGCGCAGCTTCGCCCGGGGCTGA
- a CDS encoding ATP-dependent DNA helicase, with the protein MSYAVAVRALCEFTAKAGDLDLRFTPAPTAQEGIAGHQTVVARRGPHYRAELPLAGGYPGLRVSGRADGYDPLENLLEEIKTHRGDVARIPDNHRQLHWAQAKVYGWLLCQSEGLTEIELAVVYFNVLTQKETVLRERFAAAELEAFFALQCQRFIAWAEQEQAHRVARDAGLTCLRFPWPEFRRGQRQLAEAVYRAARDGDTLLAQATTGIGKTLATLFPQLKAFPGQRLDRLFFLTAKTPGRRLALDALASLRQQEAELPLRVLEHVARDKACEHPERSCHGESCPLAKGFYDRLPAARLAALGRRWLTQAEVREIALAHQVCPYYLSQELCRWADVVVGDYNYYFDLSALLHGLTVLNDWRVTVLVDEAHNLVERARGMYTAELDQHVFMDMRKSAPAKLKSPLERVGRHWNQLNRDQDSDYQILPGVPDLFVAALQKAVSAITDHLTDQPDGNERALLQFYLDALQFCRLAEAYGPHSLFDISRHAGKASRSRSTLCLRNLVPAPFLAERFANAHSTTLFSATLRPADYYRDLLGLPQDSRWLEVESPFAAEQLAVRIVRNLSTRYQHRAASLAPICRVIAAQYRARPGNYLAFFSSYAYLQQVLELFATLHPDIPTTAQSRSMNEGERQAFLDGFTEHSRGIGFAVLGGAFGEGIDLPGERLIGAFIATLGLPQVNEVNEEVKARMAQLFGPDNGYDYAYLYPGLQKVVQAAGRVIRTTSDEGVVYLLDDRFAQPAVRALLPGWWRPALVKC; encoded by the coding sequence ATGAGCTATGCGGTCGCCGTGCGTGCGCTGTGCGAGTTCACCGCCAAGGCCGGCGACCTCGACCTGCGTTTCACCCCGGCGCCCACCGCCCAGGAGGGCATCGCCGGCCACCAGACGGTGGTGGCGCGGCGCGGCCCGCACTACCGGGCCGAACTACCGCTGGCCGGCGGCTATCCCGGCCTGCGGGTCAGCGGCCGCGCCGACGGCTACGACCCGCTGGAGAACCTGCTGGAGGAGATCAAGACCCACCGCGGCGACGTGGCGCGCATCCCCGACAACCACCGCCAGCTGCACTGGGCGCAGGCCAAGGTGTACGGCTGGCTGCTGTGCCAGAGCGAGGGCCTCACCGAGATCGAGCTGGCGGTCGTCTACTTCAACGTGCTCACGCAGAAGGAGACCGTCCTGCGCGAGCGCTTCGCGGCGGCCGAGCTGGAGGCCTTCTTCGCCCTGCAGTGCCAGCGCTTCATCGCCTGGGCAGAGCAGGAGCAGGCGCACCGCGTGGCGCGCGACGCCGGCCTCACCTGCCTGCGCTTCCCCTGGCCCGAGTTCCGCCGCGGCCAGCGCCAGCTCGCCGAGGCGGTTTACCGTGCCGCCCGCGACGGCGACACGCTGCTGGCGCAGGCCACCACCGGCATCGGCAAGACCCTCGCCACCCTGTTCCCCCAGCTCAAGGCCTTCCCCGGCCAACGGCTCGACCGGCTGTTCTTCCTCACCGCCAAGACGCCGGGCCGGCGCCTGGCCCTGGATGCGCTGGCCAGCCTGCGCCAACAGGAAGCCGAGCTGCCGCTGCGGGTGCTCGAACACGTGGCGCGCGACAAGGCCTGCGAGCACCCGGAGCGCAGCTGCCACGGCGAGTCCTGCCCGCTGGCCAAGGGCTTCTACGACCGCCTGCCGGCGGCGCGGCTGGCGGCGCTCGGGCGGCGCTGGCTGACCCAGGCCGAGGTGCGCGAGATCGCCCTCGCCCACCAGGTCTGCCCCTACTACCTGAGCCAGGAGCTGTGCCGCTGGGCCGACGTGGTGGTCGGCGACTACAACTACTACTTCGACCTCAGCGCCCTGCTCCACGGCCTGACGGTGCTCAACGACTGGCGGGTGACCGTGCTGGTCGACGAGGCGCACAACCTGGTCGAGCGGGCGCGCGGCATGTACACCGCCGAGCTGGACCAGCACGTGTTCATGGACATGCGCAAGTCGGCGCCGGCCAAGCTGAAGAGCCCGCTGGAGCGGGTCGGCCGCCACTGGAACCAGCTCAACCGCGACCAGGACAGCGACTACCAGATCCTGCCCGGCGTGCCGGACCTGTTCGTCGCCGCGCTGCAGAAGGCGGTCAGCGCCATCACCGACCACCTGACCGACCAGCCCGACGGCAACGAGCGCGCCCTGCTGCAGTTCTATCTGGATGCCCTGCAGTTCTGCCGCCTCGCCGAGGCCTACGGGCCGCACTCGCTGTTCGACATCAGCCGGCATGCCGGCAAGGCCAGTCGCAGCCGCTCGACCCTGTGCCTGCGCAACCTGGTGCCGGCGCCCTTCCTCGCCGAACGCTTCGCCAACGCCCACAGCACCACGCTGTTCTCCGCCACCCTGCGCCCGGCCGACTACTACCGCGACCTGCTCGGCCTGCCGCAGGACAGCCGCTGGCTGGAGGTGGAGTCGCCGTTCGCCGCCGAACAGCTGGCGGTGCGCATCGTGCGCAACCTGTCGACCCGCTACCAGCACCGCGCGGCGAGCCTGGCGCCGATCTGCCGGGTCATCGCCGCGCAGTACCGCGCGCGGCCGGGCAACTACCTGGCGTTCTTCAGCAGCTACGCCTACCTGCAGCAGGTGCTGGAGCTGTTCGCCACCCTGCATCCGGACATCCCGACCACGGCGCAGAGCCGCAGCATGAACGAGGGCGAGCGCCAGGCCTTCCTCGACGGTTTCACCGAGCACTCGCGCGGTATCGGCTTCGCCGTGCTCGGCGGCGCCTTCGGCGAGGGCATCGACCTGCCCGGCGAGCGGCTGATCGGCGCCTTCATCGCCACCCTCGGCCTGCCGCAGGTCAACGAGGTCAACGAGGAGGTCAAGGCGCGCATGGCGCAGCTGTTCGGCCCGGACAACGGCTACGACTACGCCTACCTGTACCCCGGGCTGCAGAAGGTGGTGCAGGCCGCCGGGCGGGTGATCCGCACCACCTCGGACGAGGGCGTGGTGTACCTGCTCGACGACCGCTTCGCCCAGCCCGCGGTCCGCGCGCTGCTCCCCGGCTGGTGGCGGCCGGCGCTGGTGAAGTGCTGA
- a CDS encoding VRR-NUC domain-containing protein: MSAPLPPELYYLGNFRTALAWVGERYADLLSAEESSFIARFAALPLPAQALLVRMVMRKGCHFRASKLQYAEIGATHAAAATLLELGWLSDRAPLEAREVAALLRKDELLAHLPLADRRASQKKAELEAQLAALELPAQPFAAWCPGLDERLYSLQVGALCDRLRLLFFGNLSQDWSEFVLTDLGIFRYEAVPISPESRGFRCRADVDDYLFLRERRERFEAGEPVESVLDGLLDFASANPYLQSRHARLLFKLAQQLEKDGAAEAALDLYRRCAHGEARWRQIRVLEKLERHAEAHALAVQASASPHNDEEAQRLERALPRLARKLGLPAPKRRTAVAETNSQLVLARPAHGSVEHAVREHLHRAEAPVHYVENTLLCSLFGLLCWEAIFAPLPGAFFHPFHSGPVDLYSSDFYARRKPLFDACLARLDDGSYRTHVRQLHRDKFGTQSPFVFWGLLDEALLELALDCIPAAHLRACCERLLGDLRANRAGMPDLIQFHPAERRYRLIEVKGPGDRLQDNQKRWLAFAAAHGIPVEVCYVNWAAA; the protein is encoded by the coding sequence ATGTCCGCGCCCCTGCCTCCCGAACTCTATTACCTCGGCAACTTCCGCACCGCGCTCGCCTGGGTCGGCGAACGCTATGCCGATCTGCTCAGTGCCGAGGAATCCTCCTTCATCGCCCGCTTCGCCGCGCTGCCGCTGCCCGCGCAGGCGCTGCTGGTGCGCATGGTGATGCGCAAGGGCTGCCACTTCCGCGCCAGCAAGCTGCAGTACGCCGAGATCGGTGCCACCCACGCGGCGGCGGCGACGTTGCTCGAACTGGGCTGGCTCAGCGACCGCGCACCGCTGGAGGCCCGCGAGGTCGCCGCCCTGCTGCGCAAGGACGAGCTGCTCGCCCATCTGCCGCTGGCCGACCGCCGCGCCAGCCAGAAGAAGGCCGAACTGGAGGCGCAACTCGCGGCCCTCGAGCTGCCGGCGCAGCCATTCGCCGCCTGGTGCCCGGGCCTCGACGAGCGCCTGTACAGCCTGCAGGTCGGCGCACTGTGCGACCGCCTGCGCCTGCTGTTCTTCGGCAACCTGAGCCAGGACTGGTCGGAGTTCGTCCTCACCGACCTGGGCATCTTCCGCTACGAAGCGGTGCCGATCAGCCCCGAGTCGCGCGGCTTCCGTTGCCGCGCGGACGTCGACGACTACCTGTTCCTGCGCGAACGGCGCGAGCGCTTCGAGGCTGGCGAGCCAGTCGAGTCCGTGCTGGACGGCCTGCTCGACTTCGCCAGTGCCAACCCCTACCTGCAGTCGCGCCACGCCCGGCTGCTGTTCAAGCTGGCCCAGCAGCTGGAGAAGGACGGCGCGGCCGAGGCGGCGCTGGACCTGTACCGGCGCTGCGCCCACGGCGAGGCGCGCTGGCGGCAGATCCGCGTGCTGGAAAAGCTCGAACGCCACGCCGAGGCCCACGCGCTGGCCGTGCAGGCGAGCGCCAGCCCGCACAACGACGAGGAAGCCCAGCGCCTGGAGCGCGCCCTGCCGCGCCTGGCGCGCAAGCTCGGCCTGCCGGCGCCGAAACGCCGCACCGCCGTCGCCGAGACGAACAGCCAGCTGGTGCTGGCGCGCCCGGCGCATGGCAGCGTCGAACACGCGGTGCGCGAGCATCTGCACCGCGCGGAGGCGCCGGTGCACTACGTGGAGAACACCCTGCTGTGCAGCCTGTTCGGCCTGCTGTGCTGGGAGGCGATCTTCGCGCCGCTGCCGGGGGCCTTCTTCCACCCCTTCCACAGCGGCCCGGTCGACCTGTACAGCAGCGACTTTTACGCACGGCGCAAGCCGCTGTTCGACGCCTGCCTGGCGCGCCTGGACGACGGCAGCTACCGGACGCACGTGCGCCAGCTGCATCGCGACAAGTTCGGCACCCAGTCGCCCTTCGTGTTCTGGGGCCTGCTCGACGAGGCGCTGCTCGAACTGGCGCTGGACTGCATCCCCGCCGCGCACCTGCGCGCCTGCTGCGAACGCCTGCTGGGCGACCTCAGGGCCAACCGCGCCGGCATGCCCGACCTGATCCAGTTCCACCCGGCCGAGCGCCGCTACCGGCTTATCGAGGTGAAGGGTCCGGGCGACCGCCTGCAGGACAACCAGAAGCGCTGGCTGGCCTTCGCCGCCGCGCACGGCATCCCGGTCGAGGTCTGCTACGTGAACTGGGCCGCGGCATGA